One genomic window of Paenisporosarcina antarctica includes the following:
- a CDS encoding glycerol-3-phosphate acyltransferase has protein sequence MIVYFLASYLFGNVLTAWWIGKYYNIDLRSHRSGNLGARNAGAVIGKAAFLLTFLGDALKGVLVILAGRYLGYPEWAVAMGGLLVICGHLFPFWLKGKGGKGIATFVGIGLTFNILFAIAFSVAFFLVIPFIRSATLSMIFAYCAYIGSVFYFNEVHHAWPILIVILLIMYRHRFDFKQSFDEKKWKHA, from the coding sequence ATGATTGTCTATTTCTTAGCGAGCTATTTATTTGGTAATGTTCTAACAGCGTGGTGGATTGGAAAATACTACAACATCGACTTACGCAGCCATCGTAGTGGAAATTTAGGTGCTCGTAATGCTGGAGCAGTGATTGGAAAAGCAGCATTTCTTTTGACATTTTTAGGTGACGCTTTGAAGGGTGTGCTCGTTATTTTAGCTGGACGCTATCTCGGCTATCCGGAATGGGCAGTTGCTATGGGTGGATTGCTTGTAATTTGTGGTCATTTGTTTCCATTTTGGTTAAAAGGAAAAGGTGGTAAAGGAATTGCTACTTTCGTTGGTATCGGACTCACTTTTAACATTTTATTTGCTATTGCTTTTAGTGTTGCATTTTTCCTTGTTATTCCATTCATTCGGAGTGCGACTCTCAGTATGATTTTTGCATACTGTGCTTATATTGGTTCAGTCTTCTATTTTAATGAAGTACATCATGCTTGGCCAATACTGATTGTCATCTTACTCATAATGTATCGTCATCGGTTTGACTTCAAACAATCTTTTGATGAAAAAAAATGGAAACACGCTTAA